GCCGTGACAGGCAGAATCCTCGGTGCTGCATGGTCATCTCAAATCGTCTCCCGGTACCATGTGGCATAGGTCGAATTCTTGACAAGCTTTCGGTTCTGGTCTGGCTCGCCATCGGCCCACCAGACCGGTCCGCGTTCTCCAAGCTCGACCTTCGCCTTGTCCACACGCTGTCGCGCCACTGCCATCTCTTCAGGCTTGTCCTTAGCATCCCGGACCGCCCGTCGCGCGGACATCAGTTCGCTGACGAGGCGCTCCCGCTGATCATCAGGAAGCCGCGGATCGCTCTTGCGCCAGAGCCGCCCTTTGACCACGAAATATCTGCCGTCAGGTGTGTCAGGATAATCGCTCATCGGTCTCCTCCCGAATCCAGGAACATTCCTGCGGCCTCAAGGTTTCAGTGTCGAGGTCGCGGCGTGTCAAACGGACATGACCGAGATGGTGGACGCAGCGGTTTTTCCGTTTTCTCGCTGTGGGCAACGAAATGCCAGACGAGCGCCCAACCGGTCCGCCGCGATCTCACGCATCAGCAGGAGGAAAACTATGTCGACGCGTGAGCTTATCGATACCGGAACCGACAAACGCTATGTGCGCCGTGACGAGGATGGCAAATTCAAGGAATCCGTCGATGTCGGACGCTCCCTGTCCGCCGACAAGCGTCACGATGCGAAGAATGATGCGAAACCTGGCGCGGGGGACAAGGGCGACCACAGACGCTGAGCCGTCAAGATCGCCACCTGCAAGGTGAAGGTACGAACAGGCGCCTCGCAACGCTCCTGCGTTGGCTCGAAGCATCTCCCGATGTCGGCTGCCTGCAGGAGCCGGAAGCATCGCCCCCCCACATCGAGGCGGCAATCGATGCGATGCTTGTCGGCTGCCTTTTGTGGCCATCCTGATGCCGTTCGAGACTGTGCCTTGCACTGATGCGTGAACGCTCATAATCTGGGGGAAAATCACAAGGGAAGAAAGTGGGAGTTTCCATGAGACATTACAAATCCATCTTTGGCGCTGTTCTGGCGATAGGTTTGGCAACATCCGCAGTGGCACAGGACATGTCCTTCTTCCGCATCGGCACAGGCGGCACAGCCGGCACCTATTATCCAATTGGCGGATTGCTCGCGAATGCGATCTCCAACCCACCCGGTTCGCGCACCTGCGAGGAGGGCGGCTCGTGTGGCGTTCCCGGTCTCGTTGCTTCGGCGCTGTCGGCGAACGGATCAGTTGCCAATATCAACGCCATCGCCAGCGGCACCCTGGAATCGGGTTTTGCCCAGTCGGATGTGGCGACATGGGCCTATACCGGTACTGGCATCTGGGAAGGCAAGCCCGCCGTTGAAAATCTTCGGGCGATTGCCAATCTTTACCCGGAGAGCATTCACCTCGTGGCGAGCGCAGAGTCCGGCATCAAGAGTGTTGCCGACCTCAAGGGCAAGCGCGTCTCGCTGGACGAGCCGGGCTCTGGCACCTTGGTCGATGCAAGGGTCATTCTGGAAGGCTATGGCCTGTCCGAGGCAGACATTACGCCTGAGTACCTGAAACCTGATCAAGCGGCAGACCGTATGCGTGACGGCGCCATGGATGCCTTTTTCTTTGTCGGCGGCTATCCTGCCGGCGCCATTGCCGAGCTTGCAAGCCAGCACGACGTGAAGCTAGTTCCGATCTCATGTGAAGATGCGCCGTCGATCTGCGAAAAGTACACGTTCTTTGCGGCGGACAACCTTCCCGGCGGCACCTATGAAGGCAATCCCGACGACGTGAAGACCTTGGCCGTGGGTGCACAATGGATCACGAGTGCGGATCAGCCGGAAGAACTGATTTATGGAATCACAAAAGCGTTGTGGAACGACAACACCCGCAAGCAGCTCGATGCTGGCCACGCCAAGGGTAAGGCCATCACCAAGGAATCCGCACTGAACGGCGTCGGTGTTCCGCTGCATCCGGGTGCAGAAAGGTTTTACAAGGAAGCAGGTCTCCTGAAGTAGACAAGACCGATTGCTTGTCAAACGAGAATGATCATCGAAGGGCCGCGCAGTCGATGCGCGGCCCTCTGTTTCGCAAGCTTCAGATAATCCTGGTGGGACAATGAGCGTGGATAAACAAGAGCTGGATGCGAGCAAATCTGTCCGTCATTTGACAGCGGATGAACTGCAAGCAATCGAAGAAGCCTATGATCCGGAGCTTCGCTTTCGCGTTCTGGCCTGGCCGCTTACCATTCTCACGGCGGCGGTCCTGTTCTTGCTGTCGTGCTACCACTTTTACACTGCAGGCTTTGGCATTCCCCAGGCAACGGTCCATCGCGGACTGCATCTCGGTGTCACGCTATTTGTCGTCTTCCTGAGTTTTTCGGCGTTCGGCAAGAAAGAGACGAAGTCGGGTGCCCTCGCCCCGTTCGGCCTACCGCTCGTCGACTGGGTGCTCGGCGTTGCCGGTCTGATTGCCGCCCTCTATGTTCCATGGATTTACAACGATCTTGCCTTCCGCGTCGGAAATCCCTTGCCCATCGATGTCATCATGGGAACGGTCCTGATCGTGGTGCTTCTGGAAGCGGTACGCCGCTCCATGGGCTGGCCGCTGCCAGTGATCGCCCTTCTGTTTATTGGCTATGCCTATTTTGGCAGGGCAATGCCCGGCATCTTCGTGCATCCGGGTGCCAGCTGGTCGGGAATCGTTAACCACCTCTATCTGACGTCTCAGGGGATCTATGGCACCGCGCTTGGTGTCATAGCGACCTATGTTTTCCACTTCGTGCTGTTCGGCGTAATGGCAACCCGGATCGGGCTCGGACAGCTGTTCATTGACGTGGCATCGGCCCTCGCCGGCCGGTATGCCGGCGGCCCGGCGAAAGTATCGGTTCTGTCGTCAGCCCTGCTGGGTTCGATTTCGGGATCGTCGATTGCCAATACGGTGACAACAGGCGCGTTGACCATTCCGGCCATGATCCGCATCGGCTATCCCCGCCACTTTGCCGCAGCCGTTGAAGCCGCTGCCTCGACGGGTGGTCAAATCACGCC
This DNA window, taken from Peteryoungia algae, encodes the following:
- a CDS encoding TAXI family TRAP transporter solute-binding subunit, coding for MRHYKSIFGAVLAIGLATSAVAQDMSFFRIGTGGTAGTYYPIGGLLANAISNPPGSRTCEEGGSCGVPGLVASALSANGSVANINAIASGTLESGFAQSDVATWAYTGTGIWEGKPAVENLRAIANLYPESIHLVASAESGIKSVADLKGKRVSLDEPGSGTLVDARVILEGYGLSEADITPEYLKPDQAADRMRDGAMDAFFFVGGYPAGAIAELASQHDVKLVPISCEDAPSICEKYTFFAADNLPGGTYEGNPDDVKTLAVGAQWITSADQPEELIYGITKALWNDNTRKQLDAGHAKGKAITKESALNGVGVPLHPGAERFYKEAGLLK